The Solibacillus sp. FSL R7-0682 genome includes a window with the following:
- a CDS encoding 3-ketoacyl-ACP reductase has protein sequence MESIQGKVALITGAGRGIGKATSIALAKEGVHIALIGRSQANVDAVAKEIEGYGVKTIAIAADVTNLQHIEEAVTKINDTLGSIDILVNNAGISKFGKFLDLTPEEFFNIINVNVMGVYNVTRAVLPQMLERNAGEIINISSTAGQKGAPITSAYSASKAAVIGMSESLMMEVRKSDIRVVTLTPSTVATDMAVELNLTDGNPEKVMQAEDLAELIVTSVKLPKRVVLKTAGLWSNNP, from the coding sequence ATGGAATCAATCCAAGGTAAAGTTGCGCTTATTACTGGTGCTGGACGTGGTATAGGTAAAGCAACAAGTATTGCCTTAGCAAAAGAGGGAGTTCATATTGCATTGATTGGCCGTAGTCAAGCTAATGTAGATGCTGTAGCGAAAGAAATTGAAGGATATGGTGTTAAAACAATTGCCATTGCAGCAGATGTAACAAATCTACAACATATTGAAGAAGCGGTTACTAAAATTAATGATACACTAGGATCAATTGATATTTTAGTTAACAATGCAGGAATCTCAAAATTCGGGAAATTTTTAGATTTAACGCCGGAAGAATTTTTCAATATTATTAATGTAAATGTTATGGGTGTTTATAATGTAACGCGTGCGGTGCTACCACAAATGTTAGAGCGCAATGCCGGTGAGATTATTAATATTTCTTCAACGGCTGGTCAAAAGGGTGCTCCGATTACAAGTGCTTATTCGGCGTCAAAGGCAGCAGTAATTGGAATGAGTGAGTCTTTAATGATGGAAGTACGTAAATCGGATATTCGTGTTGTCACATTAACTCCAAGTACAGTCGCTACAGATATGGCAGTTGAGTTAAACTTAACAGATGGCAATCCAGAAAAAGTCATGCAAGCAGAAGATTTAGCAGAATTAATTGTCACAAGTGTAAAACTGCCGAAACGTGTCGTTTTAAAAACTGCTGGTTTATGGTCAAATAATCCATAA
- a CDS encoding DNA ligase D, whose product MKPMLLTDSTEIPVGNGWLYETKYDGFRCLLAWEKGEQRPVLKSRNNHLLNPMFPEIIQFCEDNYTHFEPYLPLLLDGELVYLTNNFQSNFSIVQKRGRMKNAESIKTHAKAFPCHYIAFDLLKYDGKLKTTSRLNTRKELLTDLFETIGLPKSINYKNTKRLQVINVFEDATYLWQKVKTYNGEGIIAKKSTSKWQEDTRSKNWLKIKHWKHVMVILTKFDSTNHFFHAAIYKEDELTEVVTFKHGLSEEESKILIQLFKKYGTLQKEGVWELPASICVTVACIDFDGSKLREPKFHTFNHNVSPETCNWQQMQRQLHPIPESVVVTHPDKPIFKAKGLSKDDYLLYLQKIAPYMLPFLQDRLLTVIRYPHGVPGESFYQKNYENIPEFVHTHFEGNTNFAVCNNIETLLWLGNQLALEFHIPFQPILTEMPTEIVFDLDPPSVDEFHLAVHAALKMKVIFDQFQLKSFIKTSGGKGMQIYIPLPMNRFSYEETGIFTEFVCKFLVQQYPNMFTIERLKKNRGNKLYLDYVQHREGKTIIAPYSTRGNENGLVATPLNWKEVNEQLRPEKYTIHYVMERIVQLGDPFNDFREIGEKQAFQSVLNQLKGLS is encoded by the coding sequence TTGAAACCAATGTTATTAACGGATTCAACTGAAATTCCAGTAGGGAATGGATGGTTATACGAAACAAAATATGATGGCTTTCGTTGTCTTTTAGCTTGGGAAAAAGGGGAGCAAAGGCCGGTTTTGAAAAGCCGAAACAACCATTTACTTAATCCAATGTTTCCAGAAATCATTCAATTTTGTGAGGATAATTACACGCATTTTGAACCATATTTACCGCTTTTACTAGATGGGGAATTGGTATATTTAACGAATAATTTTCAAAGTAATTTTTCTATTGTTCAAAAGCGAGGAAGAATGAAAAACGCTGAAAGCATTAAAACACATGCGAAAGCATTTCCTTGTCATTATATTGCGTTTGATTTGTTGAAATATGATGGCAAACTGAAAACAACTAGCCGTTTAAATACACGTAAGGAACTATTAACGGACTTATTTGAAACAATTGGACTTCCAAAAAGCATCAATTACAAAAATACGAAACGATTACAAGTCATTAATGTTTTTGAAGATGCTACATATTTATGGCAAAAAGTAAAAACGTATAATGGTGAAGGTATAATCGCAAAAAAAAGTACAAGTAAATGGCAAGAAGACACAAGGTCGAAAAATTGGTTGAAAATAAAACATTGGAAACATGTAATGGTTATTTTAACTAAATTTGATTCTACCAATCATTTTTTTCATGCTGCCATTTATAAAGAGGATGAATTAACAGAGGTCGTGACATTTAAACATGGTTTAAGTGAGGAAGAATCAAAAATCTTAATCCAACTGTTTAAAAAATATGGCACTTTACAAAAGGAAGGTGTGTGGGAACTTCCCGCATCCATATGCGTAACAGTCGCTTGTATTGATTTTGATGGTAGTAAGCTAAGGGAACCAAAATTTCATACATTCAACCATAACGTCTCACCTGAAACTTGTAATTGGCAACAAATGCAACGGCAATTACATCCAATACCAGAAAGTGTTGTCGTCACTCATCCAGATAAGCCTATTTTTAAAGCGAAGGGCCTTTCAAAAGATGACTACTTATTATATCTCCAAAAAATCGCACCCTATATGCTGCCTTTTTTACAGGACCGATTATTAACGGTTATTCGCTATCCACATGGAGTGCCAGGAGAGAGCTTTTATCAAAAAAACTATGAAAATATACCGGAATTTGTGCATACACATTTTGAGGGAAATACAAATTTTGCTGTATGTAACAATATCGAAACTTTGCTATGGCTTGGAAATCAACTCGCACTCGAATTTCATATTCCATTTCAGCCAATTCTTACCGAAATGCCAACGGAAATTGTGTTTGATTTAGATCCGCCATCTGTAGATGAATTTCATTTGGCAGTTCACGCCGCTTTAAAGATGAAAGTAATTTTTGATCAATTTCAGCTGAAATCTTTCATCAAAACCTCGGGGGGAAAGGGAATGCAAATTTATATTCCATTACCTATGAATAGATTCTCCTATGAAGAAACTGGCATTTTCACGGAGTTTGTATGCAAATTTTTAGTTCAACAATATCCCAATATGTTTACAATCGAACGACTTAAGAAGAACCGAGGAAATAAGTTGTATTTAGATTATGTACAGCATCGTGAAGGGAAAACGATTATCGCACCATATTCAACACGAGGAAATGAAAATGGGTTGGTTGCTACGCCTTTAAATTGGAAAGAAGTGAACGAGCAACTACGACCTGAGAAGTATACGATTCACTATGTCATGGAACGAATAGTTCAATTGGGAGACCCTTTTAATGACTTTAGAGAAATAGGAGAGAAGCAAGCTTTTCAATCGGTACTTAATCAATTAAAAGGTTTAAGTTAA
- the ku gene encoding non-homologous end joining protein Ku: protein MHTVWKGSISFGLVNIPVKLHAATENKDVKLRQLHKECHTPISYKKVCEGCQKEVKEEDIVKAYEYTKNKFVVLDEEDLENLRKESEDKAVEIIDFVKLEEIDPIYFEKTYFLSPDTTGAKAYALLRKTLEESGKIGVAKITIRAKEQLAVVRVYKDTLVMEVIHFPDEVRSVSDVPNIPQIDTVVQKELDTALMLVEQLTTVFDPTKYTDEYRTALMQLIEEKKAEGTGTVTASDKQPLPDNVTDLMSALQASLEKTKKKPAPRKRSTKAKKNA from the coding sequence TTGCATACTGTTTGGAAAGGTAGCATAAGTTTTGGTCTAGTTAATATTCCAGTAAAGCTACATGCAGCTACTGAAAATAAAGATGTGAAGCTCCGACAGCTTCATAAGGAATGCCACACACCGATTAGCTATAAAAAAGTGTGTGAAGGCTGCCAGAAAGAAGTGAAAGAAGAAGACATTGTAAAAGCTTATGAATATACGAAAAATAAATTTGTCGTATTAGATGAGGAAGACTTAGAAAATTTGCGGAAAGAATCCGAAGACAAAGCCGTTGAGATTATCGATTTTGTAAAACTAGAAGAAATTGACCCTATTTATTTTGAAAAGACTTACTTTTTATCTCCTGATACAACCGGTGCAAAAGCGTATGCATTACTTCGAAAGACATTAGAGGAATCTGGTAAAATCGGTGTTGCAAAAATAACAATTCGAGCGAAAGAACAATTAGCAGTAGTGCGTGTTTATAAGGACACTTTAGTAATGGAAGTCATTCATTTTCCTGACGAAGTACGTAGTGTTAGTGACGTTCCAAATATTCCACAAATTGATACGGTTGTCCAAAAAGAGCTTGATACCGCATTAATGTTAGTTGAACAATTAACGACTGTGTTTGACCCTACAAAATATACAGATGAGTATCGTACAGCTCTCATGCAATTAATCGAGGAGAAAAAAGCAGAAGGTACGGGCACAGTTACTGCGAGTGATAAACAACCCCTGCCCGATAATGTAACTGATCTCATGTCTGCCCTTCAAGCGTCATTGGAAAAAACGAAGAAGAAGCCAGCGCCAAGAAAACGGTCCACGAAAGCAAAAAAGAACGCTTAA
- a CDS encoding ABC transporter ATP-binding protein, whose translation MRLRVENLRVGYNGQTIVHDLTIQFPDGKITTIVGSNGCGKSTLLKSITRIIPHDTGSVILDGENIHKMNTKALARQLAILPQSPESANGLLVEELVSYGRFPYQKGFGNLTNKDKEVIDWALNVTHTAEFRKRPVDALSGGQRQRVWIAMALAQETNIIFLDEPTTYLDMAHQLEVLELLQTLNATEQRTIVMVLHDLNQAARFSDYIIALSQGLLVKAGTPAEVMTPDVLQKVFQIDAVIGEDPRTQKPMCITYNLVK comes from the coding sequence ATGCGATTACGTGTTGAAAATCTACGTGTAGGTTATAACGGTCAAACTATTGTTCATGATTTAACAATACAGTTCCCCGATGGAAAAATAACAACCATAGTCGGTTCGAATGGCTGTGGAAAGTCGACATTATTAAAATCGATTACCCGCATTATTCCACATGATACTGGTAGCGTTATTTTAGACGGTGAAAATATTCATAAGATGAATACAAAAGCTTTAGCAAGACAGCTCGCTATTTTACCGCAAAGTCCAGAAAGTGCAAATGGCTTATTAGTGGAAGAGCTTGTATCATACGGTCGCTTTCCCTATCAAAAAGGTTTTGGTAATTTAACAAACAAAGATAAAGAAGTCATTGATTGGGCATTAAACGTAACCCATACTGCTGAATTTCGAAAACGACCTGTAGACGCACTATCAGGTGGGCAACGTCAACGTGTCTGGATCGCCATGGCACTCGCACAAGAAACGAATATTATCTTTTTAGACGAGCCAACAACTTATTTAGATATGGCACATCAATTAGAAGTATTGGAACTTTTGCAAACACTGAATGCGACAGAACAACGGACAATTGTCATGGTGCTACATGATTTAAATCAAGCAGCCCGTTTCTCAGACTATATAATTGCCTTGTCGCAAGGTCTTTTAGTAAAAGCTGGTACACCGGCTGAAGTGATGACACCCGATGTACTACAAAAAGTTTTCCAGATTGATGCCGTAATTGGTGAAGATCCTCGTACACAAAAGCCAATGTGTATTACGTACAATTTAGTCAAATAA
- a CDS encoding iron-hydroxamate ABC transporter substrate-binding protein: MKNWLFAIIALFVVVLAACSSSNDEKDTANSGVGSDTITYTTSKGEEIEVPKDPKRVVVLYGFVGTLKTFGVPTVGADAWSMQNPEFDEYLKDAIEVSNEEIEKIVELEPDLILGLDTVENADKLKEIAPTVLFTYGEYSYLDQIVEVGKVINKEQEAKDWVADFEKRAVETGKEIKAKIGADATVSVIENFNKQIYVYGENWGRGTELLYQAMELEMPAKVKETALEPGYYALSSEVIADFAGDYLIVSKFEEQDNSFMDTAAFKNIPAVKDGKMIVVDANRFYFNDAYTLDYQLNVFRKAFLE, from the coding sequence ATGAAAAATTGGTTATTTGCAATTATAGCGTTATTTGTTGTGGTTTTAGCAGCATGTAGTTCATCAAATGATGAGAAAGATACTGCAAACAGTGGAGTTGGGTCTGATACGATTACATACACAACGTCAAAAGGTGAAGAAATTGAAGTACCAAAAGATCCTAAGCGAGTTGTAGTACTATACGGCTTTGTCGGTACATTAAAAACGTTTGGTGTACCAACTGTTGGTGCAGATGCATGGTCTATGCAAAATCCTGAATTTGATGAGTATTTAAAAGATGCAATTGAAGTATCAAATGAAGAAATCGAGAAAATCGTCGAGCTTGAGCCAGACTTAATTTTAGGTTTAGACACTGTTGAAAATGCTGACAAGTTAAAAGAAATCGCACCAACTGTATTATTCACATACGGAGAGTATAGCTATTTAGATCAAATTGTTGAAGTTGGTAAAGTTATTAATAAAGAACAAGAAGCAAAAGATTGGGTAGCTGATTTCGAAAAACGTGCAGTGGAAACAGGGAAAGAAATTAAGGCTAAAATTGGCGCTGATGCAACTGTATCCGTAATTGAAAACTTCAATAAGCAAATTTATGTTTACGGAGAAAATTGGGGCCGTGGTACGGAGCTATTATATCAAGCTATGGAATTAGAAATGCCTGCAAAAGTAAAAGAAACAGCATTAGAGCCAGGCTATTATGCCCTATCTTCGGAAGTAATTGCTGATTTCGCAGGTGATTATTTAATCGTAAGTAAATTCGAAGAGCAAGACAATTCATTTATGGATACAGCAGCTTTCAAAAATATTCCTGCTGTTAAGGATGGCAAAATGATTGTTGTAGATGCAAACCGCTTCTACTTTAATGATGCCTACACATTAGATTACCAATTAAATGTTTTCCGTAAGGCATTTTTAGAGTAG
- a CDS encoding FecCD family ABC transporter permease yields the protein MSRIQKIPLSIQLFIASALLLLTMFFGVSFGAADTSLSNVWHAIWSDNSSEHASILREIRFPRVIAAVIVGAALAVAGAIMQGMTRNPLADPGLLGLTAGANLMLTVAIIFLPSLNYIPIMLACFLGAAIGMVLVYSVGASSKGGMSPLKLVLAGSAISMFLQALAEGLGILFKVSKDVSMWTAGGLIGVTWQALVVVPFVIVALLLSIGFSRQLTILSLNEEVAVGLGQKTFLIKTILFVVVVVLAGTAVAIVGNLAFIGLMIPHIVRGLVGADYRAIIPMSILVGAIFMVSVDVIGRTLYAPFETPIVALVSVIGLPFFLLLIRRGGRFFA from the coding sequence ATGAGCAGGATTCAAAAAATCCCACTATCTATTCAACTATTTATTGCAAGCGCACTGTTATTGCTTACGATGTTTTTTGGCGTATCATTTGGTGCGGCAGATACTTCTCTTTCCAATGTATGGCATGCGATTTGGTCAGATAATAGTAGTGAACATGCAAGTATTTTGCGTGAAATTCGCTTTCCACGCGTTATTGCTGCGGTTATCGTTGGCGCAGCCTTAGCAGTAGCAGGTGCAATTATGCAAGGGATGACACGTAATCCTCTTGCAGATCCAGGCTTACTCGGTTTGACAGCAGGTGCAAATTTAATGCTAACAGTAGCAATTATTTTTTTACCATCCTTAAACTATATTCCAATTATGCTTGCTTGCTTTCTAGGAGCTGCTATTGGTATGGTACTCGTTTATAGTGTAGGTGCTTCCTCTAAAGGTGGCATGTCGCCATTAAAGCTCGTACTTGCAGGTTCAGCTATTTCAATGTTTTTACAAGCGCTTGCAGAAGGATTAGGGATATTATTTAAAGTGTCTAAGGATGTATCCATGTGGACTGCTGGAGGTTTAATCGGTGTTACGTGGCAAGCATTAGTTGTTGTACCATTTGTTATTGTTGCGTTGCTTTTAAGTATCGGCTTTAGTCGCCAACTAACAATTTTAAGCTTAAATGAAGAAGTTGCTGTTGGTTTAGGCCAAAAAACATTTTTAATTAAGACGATACTATTTGTTGTCGTTGTTGTGCTAGCAGGTACGGCGGTTGCAATTGTTGGCAACTTGGCCTTTATCGGGTTAATGATTCCCCATATCGTTCGTGGACTTGTCGGTGCAGATTATCGAGCGATTATTCCAATGTCAATTTTAGTTGGTGCGATATTTATGGTTAGTGTAGACGTTATTGGGCGCACGTTATACGCTCCGTTTGAAACACCGATTGTTGCATTGGTTTCAGTTATTGGACTACCTTTCTTTTTACTATTAATCCGCAGAGGAGGTCGTTTCTTTGCGTAG
- a CDS encoding FecCD family ABC transporter permease, producing the protein MIVLGLSFGYSSVSFDRLFPILMGDGSFKENFILYDVRMPRVLVLCLAGMALAMAGSLLQSLTRNDLADPGIIGINAGAGVGITIFYLFASDSMGNFAYMLPLVGFISALLTALCIYLFAYERHQGIQPFRLVLVGVGFATALSGLMILLISSAERSNVDFIAKWLAGNVWGADWPFVLALAPWLVVCIPVVLYKANALNILALSEPTAIGLGISLKRERYYLLIIAVALAAAAVSVTGSIGFVGLMAPHIAKALVGPRHQRFVPLALFIGATLLVFADMLGRTLIETASIPVGIVVSIIGAPYFLYLLKKRS; encoded by the coding sequence ATGATTGTGCTCGGTTTATCATTTGGCTATTCTTCTGTGTCATTTGATCGACTCTTCCCTATTTTAATGGGCGATGGCTCGTTTAAGGAAAACTTTATTTTATATGATGTGCGGATGCCTCGTGTTTTAGTTTTATGTTTAGCAGGCATGGCTTTAGCAATGGCCGGCTCGTTATTGCAAAGCCTAACACGTAATGACTTAGCAGACCCAGGTATAATTGGAATTAACGCTGGCGCTGGAGTCGGCATTACAATTTTCTATTTATTCGCAAGTGATAGTATGGGCAATTTCGCTTACATGCTACCATTAGTAGGCTTTATTAGTGCGTTGCTAACGGCTCTTTGTATTTATTTATTCGCATACGAGCGTCATCAAGGCATCCAACCTTTTCGACTCGTATTAGTAGGTGTCGGATTCGCGACTGCTTTATCTGGATTAATGATTTTATTAATTTCTTCTGCAGAGCGTTCAAATGTCGATTTTATTGCAAAATGGCTTGCCGGTAATGTTTGGGGTGCAGACTGGCCATTTGTTTTAGCCTTAGCTCCCTGGCTTGTAGTATGTATTCCGGTCGTACTATATAAAGCAAATGCCTTAAATATTTTAGCATTAAGTGAGCCAACTGCTATCGGCTTAGGTATTTCTTTAAAAAGAGAGCGTTATTACTTACTTATTATAGCAGTAGCACTTGCAGCAGCTGCTGTATCGGTTACAGGTAGTATCGGCTTTGTTGGTTTAATGGCTCCACACATTGCAAAAGCACTTGTTGGGCCTCGCCATCAACGCTTTGTACCCCTAGCCCTATTCATCGGTGCAACTTTACTTGTTTTTGCCGACATGCTCGGTCGTACATTAATAGAAACTGCTTCAATTCCTGTTGGTATTGTTGTTTCTATTATCGGTGCACCTTATTTCTTATATTTACTGAAAAAGCGTAGCTAA
- a CDS encoding S9 family peptidase, whose translation MLEFGKPEVEQFFQTLTVENFTISHDEKQLIISTNINGHFNLWGMDLPNLFPYPLTFNNQSANTLDYAKTGNFIFVGFDRDGDENTQIYALSPEGGKLLPLIQNEGERHFLAYTSEDAKRIYYATTKGNAQYLNNYVYNFETKETTLLLEGSDAPTFIFALSPSENTFVSIKEFGNTYCLGFVHVDGEQFLLTPKTEEQHTVSSITYISENEIYFVTNYEADLAYVAKYNIKTKEFSTVLQLEKEDFTEIKFAKEENKLYLLGSYGVEDRLYCYDLATNEYSILLTPTSVVEKIVVTKSGNIYMKGRSSTRPSNVFVSKDKGLTWEELTKFRVPGVRDEDLVEPEVITYPSFDGLEIEALFFRAHDQNNNGHVILWPHGGPQSLERKWFRSMFQVLLNRGYSIFAPNFRGSSNYGLKFMKMVEGDWGHGPRLDNMEGVNWLIQNNYVDADKMLLLGGSYGGYMSLLLHGRHADAFKAVVDIFGPSDLFSFINSVPEFWKSFMDQWVGHPERDKERLIADSPITYLDGMTKPMLVIQGANDPRVVKAESDQIVEALNKKGRPVEYIVLDDEGHGFSKKKNEILVYSKILEFFKEQL comes from the coding sequence ATGTTGGAATTTGGTAAACCGGAAGTAGAACAATTTTTTCAAACGTTAACGGTTGAAAATTTTACGATTAGCCATGACGAAAAACAGTTAATTATTAGTACAAATATTAACGGTCATTTTAATCTATGGGGAATGGACTTGCCAAACCTTTTTCCTTATCCATTAACATTTAATAATCAATCTGCAAATACACTTGATTATGCAAAAACGGGGAATTTCATTTTCGTCGGTTTTGATCGAGATGGAGATGAAAATACGCAAATTTACGCTTTATCTCCTGAAGGCGGGAAGCTTTTGCCACTTATTCAAAACGAAGGAGAACGTCACTTTTTAGCGTATACGTCAGAAGACGCAAAACGAATTTATTACGCCACTACTAAAGGTAATGCGCAATATTTAAACAACTATGTATATAACTTTGAAACGAAAGAAACAACATTATTACTTGAAGGATCTGATGCGCCAACATTCATCTTTGCATTGAGCCCGTCAGAAAACACCTTTGTTTCCATAAAAGAATTCGGGAATACATATTGTTTAGGATTTGTGCATGTAGATGGAGAGCAATTCTTATTGACGCCTAAAACCGAAGAACAGCATACGGTTTCGTCAATTACTTATATTTCAGAGAATGAAATTTATTTTGTTACAAACTATGAAGCGGATTTAGCTTATGTGGCAAAGTATAATATCAAAACCAAGGAATTCAGTACCGTTTTACAATTAGAGAAAGAAGATTTTACAGAAATAAAATTTGCTAAAGAAGAGAATAAATTATATTTACTAGGTTCATATGGTGTTGAAGATCGCCTTTATTGCTATGATTTAGCAACGAACGAATATTCAATTTTATTAACCCCGACAAGCGTAGTAGAAAAAATAGTCGTTACAAAATCCGGCAACATTTATATGAAAGGTCGATCATCAACTCGCCCGTCAAATGTCTTTGTGTCAAAAGATAAAGGGCTAACTTGGGAAGAATTAACGAAATTCCGCGTACCTGGAGTGCGAGATGAGGATTTAGTAGAACCTGAAGTAATTACGTATCCCTCGTTTGATGGTTTAGAAATTGAAGCGCTATTCTTCCGTGCTCATGACCAAAACAACAATGGTCACGTTATTTTATGGCCACATGGTGGACCTCAATCATTAGAACGAAAATGGTTCCGTTCGATGTTCCAAGTACTCCTTAATCGCGGGTATTCGATCTTTGCACCGAATTTCCGTGGCTCATCTAACTACGGTTTAAAATTTATGAAAATGGTAGAAGGTGACTGGGGACATGGACCACGCTTAGATAATATGGAGGGCGTAAACTGGCTTATACAAAACAACTATGTTGATGCAGATAAAATGTTATTACTAGGTGGAAGCTATGGTGGCTATATGTCGCTTCTTTTACATGGGCGCCATGCCGATGCGTTCAAAGCTGTCGTTGATATTTTTGGACCAAGTGATTTATTCTCATTCATTAACTCTGTACCTGAGTTTTGGAAATCATTTATGGATCAATGGGTAGGTCACCCAGAGCGTGATAAAGAGCGCCTAATAGCGGATTCTCCAATTACGTACTTAGATGGTATGACAAAGCCGATGCTTGTAATCCAAGGTGCGAATGATCCACGTGTCGTTAAAGCGGAGTCAGATCAAATTGTTGAGGCGTTAAATAAAAAAGGCCGTCCTGTTGAATATATTGTATTAGATGACGAAGGTCATGGCTTTTCAAAAAAGAAAAATGAAATTCTTGTATACTCAAAAATTCTAGAATTCTTTAAAGAACAGCTTTAA
- a CDS encoding VOC family protein, with protein MKKSFVHHLCIQTNTYFESLKFYTEGLGFTLVQESPDFHGRNFNTWIQLGEFYIELQTGKKDEILHHVNTNSEGLIHFCLWVEDLQAEVSRLCELGIEFLLKNNEFIYQVENGYLCKVKAPEGTIVELRSNKGI; from the coding sequence ATGAAAAAAAGTTTTGTGCATCATTTATGCATCCAAACAAATACATATTTTGAATCGCTAAAATTCTATACGGAAGGGCTAGGCTTCACATTAGTTCAAGAGTCCCCAGATTTTCATGGGCGTAACTTTAATACATGGATTCAATTAGGTGAATTTTATATTGAATTGCAAACTGGGAAAAAGGATGAAATACTTCATCATGTAAACACAAATTCTGAAGGTCTTATTCATTTTTGTTTATGGGTGGAAGATTTACAAGCAGAGGTATCACGGTTGTGTGAACTGGGCATCGAATTTTTATTGAAGAATAATGAATTCATTTACCAAGTTGAAAATGGGTATTTATGCAAAGTAAAAGCACCCGAAGGTACAATAGTTGAACTTCGTAGCAACAAAGGAATTTAA
- a CDS encoding winged helix-turn-helix transcriptional regulator, with protein MGMSDYIEKGNVQETPVGYTISVIGGKWKMLIIYLLAENQTVRFNDLKRKIGAITYKTLSSQLKELEADGMVIRKEYPQVPPKVEYSLTQKAETLLPVLEQLCEWGLNNYNK; from the coding sequence ATGGGAATGTCTGACTATATTGAAAAGGGTAATGTTCAAGAAACACCAGTTGGTTATACAATATCGGTAATTGGGGGTAAATGGAAAATGCTGATTATTTACTTATTGGCAGAAAACCAAACAGTACGCTTTAATGACTTAAAAAGAAAAATAGGAGCTATTACTTATAAAACATTGAGTTCGCAACTTAAAGAATTGGAAGCAGATGGGATGGTTATAAGGAAAGAGTATCCTCAAGTTCCACCTAAAGTGGAGTATAGTCTTACACAAAAAGCAGAAACATTACTACCAGTGTTGGAACAGTTATGTGAGTGGGGTTTAAATAACTACAATAAGTAA
- a CDS encoding RidA family protein, which translates to MSKVKTYNHDLWDHGITQGYIVNGTIYISGQFSHNMEGIFIGEGDIEAQTQQTLKNLDRVLEGLKVSKYNLAYLEIYLTNAKDHTEPVIRLFKEYIGQHRPAGSLIGISDLAFPGQLIEISAIAHSD; encoded by the coding sequence ATGTCTAAAGTTAAAACTTACAATCATGACCTATGGGATCATGGAATTACACAAGGTTACATTGTTAACGGCACAATCTACATTTCAGGTCAATTTTCACATAATATGGAGGGGATTTTTATTGGTGAGGGTGATATTGAAGCGCAGACGCAACAAACACTTAAAAATCTAGATCGCGTACTTGAAGGCCTAAAAGTATCGAAGTACAATCTCGCTTATCTCGAAATCTATTTAACAAATGCAAAAGACCATACTGAGCCTGTTATTCGCCTTTTTAAAGAATATATTGGACAACATCGTCCTGCTGGCAGCCTCATTGGTATAAGCGATTTAGCATTTCCAGGACAATTAATTGAAATAAGCGCTATCGCACATAGTGATTAA
- a CDS encoding DUF378 domain-containing protein: MGILYRIALVLVIIGALNWGLIGFFRFDLVASIFGGQTAGLSRIVYALVGIAGLISIPILMKPLTNDEDIAFSSDSRVNNNPNYSMEAGREEDFSDLEKPRNNNNKK; encoded by the coding sequence ATGGGAATATTATATAGAATTGCCTTAGTTCTCGTAATTATTGGTGCACTAAACTGGGGACTAATTGGTTTTTTCAGGTTTGATTTAGTGGCTTCTATATTCGGTGGTCAAACAGCTGGGTTATCTAGAATAGTTTATGCACTTGTTGGAATTGCAGGATTGATTTCTATACCAATCCTAATGAAACCACTAACGAATGATGAGGATATTGCTTTCTCTTCAGATTCAAGAGTAAACAACAATCCGAATTATAGTATGGAAGCGGGAAGAGAAGAAGATTTCTCAGATTTGGAAAAACCAAGAAACAACAATAACAAAAAATAA